One genomic segment of Entelurus aequoreus isolate RoL-2023_Sb linkage group LG25, RoL_Eaeq_v1.1, whole genome shotgun sequence includes these proteins:
- the si:dkeyp-72e1.6 gene encoding transmembrane protein 238-like has product MEPAYRGLGRCVCCFWLAVVFDVVGLLVLLVGVFVNVFFYDLLIYAGAIVIFLSLVWWVFWYSGNIEVLAAELEDDVGLTKRGKEAPGGITGAVRRLSSRVSAGIRNSLRGNRGPDRSGPAVASEPVVVTMATLRPNERSMDTMGCDDVGMPHTSTETSPA; this is encoded by the coding sequence ATGGAACCGGCGTACCGGGGTCTGGGCCGCTGCGTGTGCTGCTTCTGGCTCGCCGTGGTGTTCGACGTGGTGGGACTGCTGGTGCTGCTCGTCGGCGTGTTCGTCAACGTCTTCTTCTACGACCTGCTCATCTACGCCGGCGCCATTGTCATCTTCCTCAGCCTCGTCTGGTGGGTCTTCTGGTACTCGGGCAACATCGAGGTGCTGGCCGCGGAGCTGGAGGACGACGTGGGGCTGACGAAGAGGGGCAAGGAGGCTCCGGGCGGCATCACTGGCGCGGTCCGCCGGCTTTCCAGTCGGGTCTCCGCCGGCATCAGGAACTCCTTGCGCGGGAACAGAGGACCGGACCGGTCGGGTCCCGCCGTGGCCTCCGAGCCGGTGGTCGTCACCATGGCAACCTTGAGGCCCAATGAGCGCTCTATGGACACGATGGGGTGTGATGACGTGGGAATGCCGCACACCTCCACGGAGACCTCACCTGCATAG